The Vicinamibacteria bacterium genome includes a window with the following:
- a CDS encoding rhomboid family intramembrane serine protease: MIPLRDDVPSRSFPFVNITLILANVFVFMMELGMGARLDRFIFRAGVIPALYTGPRGTLGPLEFVLSVLDPALDSRILVSMFLHGGWAHLLGNMLYLWIFGDNVEDRMGHLRYLVFYLIVGWGATYTHILVEPASQIPSIGASGAIAGVLGAYCVLYPRARVVVALPPPLLFFFPLFQVPAVIVLGFWFLQQFILGSLSLLSGPGGTGGVAWGAHVGGFLLGLALVGFFQKPTRRPASRDLWWAERERGRRPRGW, encoded by the coding sequence GTGATCCCTCTCCGCGACGACGTCCCTTCGCGGTCCTTCCCCTTCGTCAACATCACCCTGATTCTCGCCAACGTTTTCGTCTTCATGATGGAGTTGGGGATGGGGGCACGCCTCGACCGGTTCATCTTCCGGGCCGGGGTTATCCCCGCCCTCTACACTGGGCCCCGGGGCACCCTGGGCCCCCTAGAGTTCGTGCTCAGCGTCCTCGACCCTGCCCTGGACTCTCGAATTCTTGTGAGCATGTTCTTGCACGGGGGGTGGGCTCACCTCCTCGGGAACATGCTCTACCTCTGGATTTTCGGCGACAACGTCGAGGATCGCATGGGCCACCTGCGCTATCTCGTTTTCTACCTGATCGTCGGGTGGGGCGCTACCTACACCCACATTCTTGTGGAGCCCGCCTCCCAGATCCCCTCTATTGGCGCTTCGGGTGCGATCGCTGGCGTTCTGGGGGCCTACTGCGTGCTCTACCCGCGGGCCCGGGTCGTGGTCGCGTTGCCGCCTCCCCTGCTCTTCTTCTTCCCGCTCTTTCAGGTTCCGGCCGTCATTGTCCTCGGCTTCTGGTTCCTGCAGCAGTTCATCCTCGGGAGTCTCAGCCTTCTCTCCGGGCCGGGGGGAACCGGAGGGGTTGCCTGGGGGGCCCACGTCGGCGGGTTCCTGTTGGGGCTCGCCCTAGTGGGCTTCTTCCAGAAGCCGACCCGACGCCCTGCCTCCCGTGACCTCTGGTGGGCCGAGCGGGAGCGCGGCCGCCGCCCCCGCGGATGGTGA
- a CDS encoding efflux RND transporter periplasmic adaptor subunit, with product MFGSAALWLLAVLGAAGCGAHGDARAEAHPSLPAPAARVAARGRLQPRGGLQRIAGASDPVTVVARLRVAEGQSVRAGQVLAELDTLPARQSAVERGGAGIAVRRATIDRLRAELAMTEAEERRQARLHAEGVTAAAVREDAASRVEAGRAALKEAEAALALAEADLRGAQGELARAVVRAPVGGLVVKVIAHAGEQVGPAGILELAETGLMYAVAEVYETDVARVRPGQQAIVRSAALRDALAGVVERVGMKVARLDALGTDPAARSDARVVEVWISLADPARVAGLTDLEVQVEITP from the coding sequence TTGTTCGGGAGCGCCGCTCTGTGGCTCCTCGCCGTCCTCGGTGCGGCCGGCTGCGGCGCCCACGGGGACGCCCGGGCCGAGGCGCATCCGTCCTTGCCGGCTCCCGCCGCGCGCGTGGCCGCGCGCGGGCGCCTGCAGCCGCGAGGCGGCCTTCAGCGGATCGCCGGGGCCTCCGACCCCGTCACCGTGGTCGCTCGCCTGCGCGTCGCGGAGGGCCAGTCCGTGCGCGCCGGGCAGGTCCTGGCCGAGCTCGACACCCTGCCCGCGCGGCAGTCCGCGGTGGAGCGCGGCGGGGCGGGCATCGCCGTGCGGCGGGCCACCATCGATCGCCTGCGGGCCGAGTTGGCGATGACCGAGGCCGAGGAGCGACGGCAGGCACGCCTGCACGCAGAGGGAGTGACCGCCGCCGCTGTCCGCGAGGACGCAGCCAGCCGGGTCGAAGCCGGCCGGGCGGCGCTCAAAGAGGCCGAGGCGGCGCTGGCCCTGGCCGAAGCGGACCTCCGCGGCGCACAGGGCGAGCTCGCCCGGGCCGTCGTCCGAGCCCCCGTCGGCGGTCTGGTGGTCAAGGTGATCGCCCATGCCGGCGAGCAGGTCGGCCCCGCCGGGATCCTGGAGCTGGCTGAGACCGGGCTCATGTACGCGGTGGCGGAGGTCTACGAGACCGATGTCGCCCGCGTCCGTCCCGGCCAGCAGGCGATCGTCCGCAGCGCGGCGCTCAGGGACGCGCTGGCGGGCGTCGTCGAGCGCGTGGGCATGAAGGTCGCTAGGCTGGACGCGCTCGGAACCGATCCCGCGGCGAGGAGCGACGCCCGCGTGGTGGAGGTGTGGATCTCCCTCGCGGACCCCGCGCGCGTAGCCGGCCTCACCGATCTCGAGGTCCAAGTCGAGATCACACCCTGA
- the rfbD gene encoding dTDP-4-dehydrorhamnose reductase, whose amino-acid sequence MKALVAGAAGQLGRQLVLQLGDEVAWAGGRAELDVTDAEWVKATVRRVAPDVIFNAAAYNKVDGAETETARALEVNALGPRLLAQAAGAAGALFVHFSTDYVFDGALTRPYREDDCPRPLGAYGVSKLAGEGFVAASRAEWLMVRASGVFGRGGSRQKGGSFVERILEQARAAKPLRVVKDQVFSPTYAPDLARATLALVRARARGLFHVANEGSCSWYELAVAGLALAGVEAPVTAIGAAELSSPAARPPYSALDTGRYRGLGLPPLRPWREALAESLAP is encoded by the coding sequence GTGAAGGCACTTGTGGCGGGGGCCGCGGGCCAGCTCGGTCGTCAGCTAGTGCTCCAGTTGGGGGACGAAGTGGCCTGGGCGGGGGGCCGGGCAGAGCTGGACGTAACGGACGCAGAGTGGGTCAAAGCCACCGTCCGGCGGGTGGCACCGGACGTCATCTTCAACGCCGCCGCCTACAACAAGGTCGATGGGGCCGAGACCGAGACCGCCCGCGCCCTGGAAGTGAACGCGCTCGGCCCTCGCCTGCTCGCCCAGGCGGCAGGGGCGGCAGGTGCGCTGTTCGTCCATTTCTCCACCGACTACGTCTTCGACGGCGCTCTGACCCGTCCCTACCGTGAGGATGACTGCCCCCGCCCGCTCGGCGCCTATGGGGTGTCCAAGCTGGCGGGCGAGGGCTTCGTGGCCGCTTCCCGCGCCGAGTGGCTCATGGTGCGCGCGAGCGGCGTTTTTGGTCGCGGGGGGAGCCGGCAAAAAGGAGGCTCCTTCGTGGAGCGAATTCTGGAGCAGGCCCGGGCCGCCAAACCCCTCCGCGTCGTCAAGGATCAGGTCTTCTCACCTACCTACGCGCCTGACCTGGCGCGGGCCACGCTGGCCCTGGTGCGCGCACGGGCCCGCGGCCTGTTCCACGTCGCGAACGAGGGTTCGTGCAGCTGGTACGAGCTAGCGGTGGCCGGCCTCGCCCTGGCCGGGGTGGAGGCCCCCGTCACCGCCATCGGGGCCGCGGAGCTCAGCAGCCCGGCCGCTCGCCCGCCCTACTCCGCGCTGGACACGGGGCGCTATCGGGGTCTGGGCTTGCCCCCCCTGCGCCCCTGGCGTGAGGCACTAGCGGAATCCCTGGCTCCGTGA
- a CDS encoding 4a-hydroxytetrahydrobiopterin dehydratase — MARLNPPEARERVKALPGWELLGSELEIRKTYVFSDFKGSMLFVNRVAELAEAMDHHPDILISYRRVTLTLTSHDSGGLTDRDFRLAGRIDG; from the coding sequence ATGGCGCGCCTCAACCCACCGGAGGCCCGGGAGCGGGTTAAAGCCTTGCCGGGCTGGGAGCTTCTGGGGAGCGAGCTCGAGATACGGAAGACATACGTCTTCTCCGACTTCAAGGGTTCCATGCTCTTCGTCAACCGCGTGGCCGAGCTTGCGGAGGCGATGGATCACCATCCCGACATCCTGATCAGCTATCGCCGCGTGACCTTGACCCTCACCAGTCACGACAGCGGCGGTCTCACCGACCGTGACTTCCGCCTGGCGGGCCGGATCGACGGGTGA
- a CDS encoding LytTR family transcriptional regulator DNA-binding domain-containing protein: MISRTDREVGDVVVTASDDHAARVLEMHAVDYLVKPGEPERLEAGAKSAGPERVLVRQGSRVRLLGVDDIDYISAQEDRVLLRQGAEEYLKDRSLADKEAPLGPARFVSIHEDCLVNVQRLPEIEQDDAAAAWPS; encoded by the coding sequence ATGATCTCCAGGACCGACCGTGAGGTGGGCGACGTCGTCGTGACTGCCAGTGACGATCACGCGGCGAGGGTGCTGGAGATGCATGCGGTCGACTACCTGGTGAAGCCGGGGGAGCCCGAGCGGCTGGAGGCGGGCGCGAAGAGCGCCGGCCCGGAGCGCGTGCTCGTCCGCCAGGGGAGCCGCGTCCGCCTGCTGGGAGTGGACGACATCGACTACATCTCGGCCCAGGAGGACCGGGTCCTACTGCGCCAGGGCGCCGAAGAGTACCTGAAGGACCGGAGCCTGGCCGACAAGGAGGCGCCCCTGGGTCCCGCCCGCTTCGTGAGCATCCACGAGGACTGCTTGGTCAACGTCCAGCGGCTCCCGGAGATCGAGCAGGACGACGCGGCGGCAGCATGGCCGTCCTGA
- the pcnB gene encoding polynucleotide adenylyltransferase PcnB yields the protein MEATPGNVAPKILARAQHVISRKNIDPDALKVLYRLKNHGFVAYLVGGGVRDLLLERRPKDFDIGTSAHPQQIKKLFRNCFIIGRRFRLCHVRFGRKVVEVSTFRRQAQPEEGDTIIRRDNTFGTPEEDAFRRDFTVNALFYDIATFSVIDWVGGLEDLQRRVIRTIGDPAVRFREDPVRMLRAVALAARLGFTIDQDTVEAIRFLRGEIVRSSPARILDEFYKILRQGASRETFRLLHEIGLLTYLLPEADQAITEGGERLLGSLQRLDDYRNAGLCPPEQLTNSLLMGTLLVPLGVPLRRASSAPTRRDEAREEGPTEDVATEMAVLGEVEEPPPSEAPPPFTLPFARRDLDRLRLILLSQRRLREVQRSPGLKQVLAGRGYFEEALRWLEIHGGAEGPALAAHWRDLDAGDVKVLPGVPPPAGPPPAGEERRPGRRRRRHRRRRPRPSPAAPA from the coding sequence GTGGAAGCCACTCCCGGGAACGTCGCGCCCAAGATACTCGCCCGCGCCCAACACGTCATCTCCCGCAAGAACATCGACCCCGACGCCCTCAAGGTGCTCTATCGTCTAAAGAACCACGGGTTCGTGGCCTATCTCGTGGGCGGCGGAGTGCGCGACCTCCTCCTGGAGCGCCGGCCCAAGGACTTCGACATCGGTACCTCAGCTCATCCCCAGCAAATCAAGAAGTTGTTTCGCAACTGCTTCATCATTGGCCGTCGCTTCCGCCTCTGCCACGTGCGCTTCGGCCGGAAGGTCGTCGAGGTGTCGACTTTCCGCCGGCAGGCCCAGCCCGAGGAGGGCGACACGATCATCCGCCGTGACAATACCTTCGGCACGCCGGAGGAGGACGCCTTCCGCCGAGACTTCACGGTCAACGCGCTCTTCTACGACATCGCCACTTTCTCGGTCATCGACTGGGTGGGCGGTCTTGAGGACCTCCAGAGGAGGGTGATCCGCACCATCGGCGACCCCGCGGTGCGCTTCCGCGAGGATCCGGTTCGTATGCTGAGGGCGGTGGCCCTGGCCGCGCGCTTGGGCTTCACGATCGACCAGGACACGGTGGAGGCCATCCGCTTCCTGCGGGGCGAGATCGTACGCAGCAGCCCCGCCCGCATCCTGGACGAGTTCTACAAGATCTTGCGCCAAGGAGCGTCCCGCGAGACGTTCCGGTTGCTCCACGAGATCGGTCTCCTGACCTATCTGCTCCCGGAGGCCGACCAGGCGATCACGGAAGGGGGGGAGCGCCTCCTGGGCAGCCTCCAGCGCCTCGACGACTACCGCAACGCCGGCCTCTGCCCCCCTGAGCAGCTCACCAACTCGCTGCTCATGGGGACGCTGCTCGTTCCCCTCGGCGTGCCCCTCCGCCGCGCGAGCAGCGCTCCCACGCGCCGCGACGAGGCACGGGAGGAAGGCCCAACCGAGGACGTGGCCACGGAGATGGCCGTCCTCGGCGAGGTCGAGGAGCCGCCCCCCTCCGAGGCGCCCCCGCCCTTCACCCTTCCTTTCGCGCGGCGTGACCTCGATCGCCTGCGCCTTATTCTCCTGTCCCAGCGGCGGCTTCGGGAGGTCCAACGCTCGCCCGGTCTCAAGCAGGTTCTGGCCGGCCGCGGCTATTTTGAAGAAGCCCTGCGTTGGCTGGAGATCCACGGCGGGGCCGAGGGGCCCGCCTTGGCCGCCCACTGGCGCGACCTCGACGCGGGCGACGTCAAGGTTCTGCCCGGGGTGCCGCCGCCCGCCGGGCCCCCCCCTGCCGGGGAGGAGCGGCGACCCGGCCGGCGCCGCCGGCGACACCGCCGACGACGGCCCCGTCCTTCCCCCGCCGCTCCCGCGTGA
- a CDS encoding polyprenyl synthetase family protein encodes MTLRDIVSIVEHDLAAVEVLLEEQLRSGLLPQEDVGHLLQERGERRLHPALLLLGCGLTGYNGDRAAPLGVAVELIHTATRLHDGIIGEVPLRAACRLGHRWGKDLTVLLGDFLQVKWVSMALSQDDLRIPRLLLDVTLRIVEGQILDRERYGDPDVPEADHLDIVRRKSADLFSACLRIGGILGNVGEEREHALASYGLNVGMCLQVVDDILDFTAHGREEGRAAASSLGDGRVTLPAIYLMRRAGARGIEAVSTILRDRAFDHVSREEIVSLVREHGALDQATAAAERYAESARQDLGAFGPSSYREALERVPHYILSRHH; translated from the coding sequence ATGACCCTCCGCGACATCGTCTCCATCGTCGAGCACGATCTGGCCGCGGTGGAGGTCCTCCTGGAGGAGCAGCTCCGTTCCGGCCTGCTCCCCCAAGAGGACGTCGGGCACCTCCTCCAGGAACGTGGGGAAAGGCGCCTCCACCCCGCCCTGTTGCTGCTGGGCTGCGGTTTGACCGGGTACAACGGCGACCGGGCGGCCCCGCTCGGAGTGGCGGTGGAGCTCATCCACACCGCCACCCGCCTGCACGACGGCATCATCGGCGAGGTCCCGCTGCGCGCGGCCTGCCGCCTCGGCCACCGTTGGGGCAAAGATCTCACCGTGCTCCTCGGCGACTTCCTCCAGGTGAAGTGGGTGTCGATGGCGCTCTCGCAGGACGACCTGCGTATCCCGCGCCTGCTCCTGGACGTCACCCTGCGCATCGTCGAGGGCCAGATTCTGGACCGGGAGCGCTACGGCGACCCCGATGTACCCGAGGCCGACCACCTGGACATCGTCCGGCGCAAGTCCGCGGACCTGTTCTCGGCCTGCCTGCGCATCGGCGGCATCCTCGGCAACGTTGGGGAGGAGCGGGAGCACGCGCTGGCGAGCTACGGTCTGAATGTCGGGATGTGCCTGCAGGTCGTCGACGACATCCTCGACTTCACGGCTCACGGGAGGGAAGAGGGCAGGGCGGCCGCCTCCAGCCTCGGGGACGGCAGGGTCACCCTGCCAGCGATCTACCTCATGCGACGCGCGGGAGCGCGCGGGATCGAGGCGGTCTCGACCATCCTCCGGGACCGTGCCTTCGACCACGTCTCGCGCGAGGAGATCGTGTCCCTCGTGCGTGAGCACGGCGCCCTCGACCAGGCCACAGCCGCCGCGGAGCGCTACGCGGAGTCCGCACGCCAGGACCTCGGCGCCTTCGGGCCGTCGAGCTACCGGGAAGCCCTGGAGAGGGTCCCCCACTACATCCTCTCGCGCCACCACTGA
- the devC gene encoding ABC transporter permease DevC: MVVGRLGTTNMRAPWALAWSQLVRERARFAMALAGVGFAVILMLVQLGFRSAAFDGAVRLHRVLAAEVVIVHPRTNVLADVAGFPRRRLDQARAVPGVRAVTGVNARLLPWTNLDEGGSRYIFVVGIDPSAHALDLPEVNAQLDRLKLPETVLFDLSSRPEFGISGDQPPRRQAPGMNGGTSPAVEINGYRVQVAGFYRLGISFAIDGTVVTSDLNFLRLVPGHPPGLIEIGLVQLTPGADPLLVRDDLVRTLPPDVRVLTRKEYMDREVHYWDTSMSIGIVFGFGVLVGFGVGAVVVAQILFSDVTDHLDEYATLKAIGFGNRYLYGVVLWEAFFMACLGFVPGVGASALLYRLVVAMTGLPMVFDPTRAGLVLGLTVLMCFAAGLLALRKLETADPAEMFR; the protein is encoded by the coding sequence GTGGTCGTGGGACGCCTGGGCACCACAAACATGCGTGCACCCTGGGCTCTGGCCTGGAGCCAGCTCGTGCGCGAGCGGGCCCGGTTCGCGATGGCCCTGGCCGGAGTCGGCTTCGCGGTCATCCTCATGCTCGTGCAGCTCGGGTTCCGGAGCGCTGCCTTCGACGGCGCCGTCCGGCTGCACCGTGTCCTCGCCGCGGAGGTGGTGATTGTGCATCCGCGGACCAACGTCCTGGCGGACGTCGCCGGCTTCCCGCGCCGCCGGCTGGACCAGGCGCGGGCGGTCCCGGGCGTCCGCGCGGTGACCGGGGTCAACGCGCGACTCCTGCCCTGGACCAACCTGGACGAGGGGGGGAGCCGATACATCTTTGTCGTGGGCATCGACCCCAGCGCGCACGCCCTCGACCTGCCCGAGGTGAACGCACAATTGGACCGGTTGAAGCTGCCCGAAACGGTCCTCTTCGACCTCAGCTCCCGGCCCGAGTTTGGGATCTCCGGCGACCAGCCCCCCAGGCGGCAGGCGCCGGGAATGAACGGGGGCACCTCCCCCGCCGTGGAGATCAACGGCTACCGCGTGCAGGTGGCGGGGTTCTACCGGCTGGGCATCTCGTTCGCCATCGACGGCACGGTGGTGACCAGCGACCTGAACTTCCTCCGTCTCGTACCCGGGCACCCGCCGGGCCTGATCGAGATCGGCCTCGTGCAGCTGACTCCCGGCGCCGACCCCCTCCTCGTCCGGGACGACCTGGTGCGGACGCTTCCGCCGGATGTGCGCGTGCTCACCAGGAAGGAGTACATGGACCGCGAGGTACACTACTGGGACACGTCGATGTCGATCGGCATCGTCTTTGGGTTCGGCGTGCTGGTGGGGTTCGGAGTGGGGGCGGTGGTCGTGGCGCAGATCCTGTTCTCCGACGTCACGGACCACCTCGACGAGTACGCGACGCTGAAGGCCATCGGCTTCGGTAACCGCTATCTCTACGGGGTCGTGCTCTGGGAGGCCTTCTTCATGGCGTGTCTCGGCTTCGTACCGGGCGTGGGCGCCTCGGCCCTGCTTTACCGGCTGGTGGTGGCGATGACGGGCCTGCCCATGGTCTTCGACCCGACGAGGGCGGGCCTCGTCCTGGGCCTCACCGTGCTCATGTGCTTCGCCGCGGGGCTTCTGGCGCTACGCAAGCTGGAGACCGCCGATCCGGCGGAGATGTTCCGCTGA
- a CDS encoding ATP-binding cassette domain-containing protein: MLRRGASGATQAGDRRSGGDVPLSSPAPPIIRAEGVCHAYDADTRRVLDDITLEVSPGEIVIMTGPSGSGKTTLLSLIGALRSTQDGSLRVLGRELRGAARGDLLEVRRRIGYIFQAHNLLDSLSARRNVEMSLVHQHACPSQEMAGRASAMLRAVGLEAHVEKRPAQLSGGQRQRVAIARALVGEPRIVLADEPTASLDKESGRQVVQLIHDLARGNGCAVLLVTHDNRILDVADRVVHMEDGRLSSFTAAVTTDAQRMLEALARNTRKGDLVQRVEDMPLASFSALLEQVTAESEQLLRVLSLSQNHAFESMLDQVLNAFTLKIGRLMSADRATLFVVDAASSELWSRSGEEHVEIRVPLAAGIAGFVARTGQPRNVPDAYAEPLFNRRVDEETGYRTRSLLSIPIVNAAGGVFAVLQLLNKIGGQPFGEADERLSRELTGRLGVILETWTTMKRTQRDVAT, from the coding sequence GTGCTTCGCCGCGGGGCTTCTGGCGCTACGCAAGCTGGAGACCGCCGATCCGGCGGAGATGTTCCGCTGAGCTCCCCGGCCCCGCCCATTATCCGGGCCGAAGGCGTGTGCCATGCGTACGACGCGGACACCCGGAGAGTGCTCGACGACATCACGCTCGAGGTCTCGCCTGGCGAGATCGTGATCATGACCGGCCCCTCGGGGTCGGGGAAGACGACGCTGCTCTCGTTGATCGGCGCGCTGCGTTCCACCCAGGACGGCAGCTTGCGCGTGCTCGGTCGCGAGCTGCGGGGGGCGGCTCGGGGCGACCTCCTCGAGGTGCGGAGGCGCATCGGCTACATTTTCCAGGCCCACAACCTGCTCGACTCGCTCTCCGCCCGGCGGAATGTGGAGATGTCCCTGGTGCACCAGCACGCCTGTCCCTCCCAGGAGATGGCGGGCCGGGCATCCGCCATGCTGCGCGCGGTGGGCCTGGAGGCGCACGTGGAGAAACGCCCGGCCCAGCTCTCGGGCGGGCAGAGACAGCGGGTGGCCATCGCCCGAGCCCTGGTGGGAGAGCCGCGGATCGTGCTGGCGGACGAGCCCACCGCGTCCCTCGACAAGGAGTCGGGGCGCCAGGTCGTGCAGCTGATCCACGATCTGGCGCGGGGGAACGGTTGCGCCGTCCTGCTGGTGACCCACGACAACCGCATCCTGGACGTCGCCGACCGCGTCGTACACATGGAGGACGGCCGCCTGTCGTCGTTCACGGCGGCTGTCACAACGGACGCCCAGCGCATGTTGGAGGCGCTCGCTCGCAACACCCGCAAGGGCGACCTCGTGCAGCGCGTGGAGGACATGCCGCTGGCCTCGTTCTCGGCCCTGCTCGAGCAAGTCACCGCGGAGTCCGAGCAGCTCCTGCGCGTGCTGTCCCTGAGCCAGAACCACGCCTTCGAGAGCATGCTCGACCAAGTGCTGAACGCGTTCACGCTCAAGATCGGCAGGCTCATGTCGGCGGACAGGGCGACGCTCTTCGTGGTCGACGCCGCCTCCTCCGAGCTGTGGTCGAGGTCGGGAGAAGAGCACGTGGAGATCCGCGTCCCCCTGGCCGCCGGGATCGCCGGCTTCGTGGCACGGACAGGGCAGCCTCGGAACGTCCCCGACGCCTACGCGGAGCCACTGTTCAATCGGCGTGTCGACGAGGAGACAGGCTACCGGACGCGCTCGCTGCTCTCCATCCCGATCGTGAACGCAGCCGGCGGCGTGTTCGCGGTGCTGCAGCTCCTGAACAAGATCGGCGGGCAGCCCTTCGGGGAGGCCGACGAGCGCCTGTCGCGCGAGCTCACCGGCCGGCTGGGCGTGATCCTGGAGACGTGGACGACCATGAAACGCACCCAGCGCGACGTCGCGACGTGA